The Urocitellus parryii isolate mUroPar1 chromosome 6, mUroPar1.hap1, whole genome shotgun sequence genome includes a window with the following:
- the Ccm2l gene encoding cerebral cavernous malformations 2 protein-like has product MEYEVKKGKKGFVSPIRRLVFPKAARRAAFRTSVSRRPLHSMPLYPPDYLIDPQILLCDYLEKEVKFLGHLTWVTSSLNPSSRDELLQLLDTARQLKELPLKTTAEQDSILSLSARCLLLTWRDNEELILRIPTHEIAAASYLQDDALHLLVLKTGLGVDPVPAGVDASPGGAGRDPGPPGAAPEKRRVGTAERRHTICSLDWRMAWGGGASAEARAGGGGGGSLERQRAGPRASGSWERRQTFSGSWERRHTGGGGGAGKPGGSWERRQAGSGGGSWERRHPGPNPLDPQDPSPDAYCNLVILAVANRDAAEESCALICQVFQIIYGDQSIECVDRAGYHYTSTPDRPWLCSRSDSCRTDGTYAYDADFSCCSSFNGSQDTFEACYSGTSTPSFHGSHCSGSDHSGLSLEQLQDYMITLRSKLGPPEIQQFALLLREYRLGLPIQDYCAGLLKLYGDRRKFLLLGMRPFIPDQDIGYFEGFLEGVGIREGGILTDSFGRIKRSMSSTSASAVRSYDGAAQRPEAQAFHRLLTDITHDIEALAPDDDDDDDEEDESRDGGDAAEDNYL; this is encoded by the exons GGCTTTGTGTCCCCTATTCGAAGGCTGGTGTTCCCCAAGGCCGCACGTCGTGCAGCCTTTCGGACCAGTGTGAGCCGCCGGCCCCTGCACTCAATGCCCCTTTATCCTCCCGACTACCTCATTGACCCCCAGATCCTTCTGTGTGACTACCTGGAGAAAGAGGTCAAG TTCCTGGGCCACCTCACCTGGGTGACTTCCTCACTGAACCCCTCCAGCAGGGATGAACTCCTGCAGCTGCTGGACACCGCCAGG CAGCTGAAGGAGCTGCCGCTGAAGACAACGGCGGAGCAGGACAGCATCTTGAGCCTGTCTGCCCGCTGCCTGCTGCTCACCTGGCGCGACAATGAGGAGCTCATTCTGCGCATTCCGACGCACGAGATCGCCGCCGCTTCCTACCTACAGGACGACGCGCTGCACCTGCTAGTGCTTAAGACCG GTCTGGGCGTGGACCCGGTGCCGGCCGGCGTGGACGCTAGCCCCGGTGGTGCGGGGCGTGACCCGGGCCCGCCGGGCGCAGCGCCCGAGAAGCGGCGGGTGGGCACCGCGGAGCGGCGCCACACCATCTGCAGCCTGGACTGGCGGATGGCGTGGGGCGGGGGCGCGAGCGCCGAGGCTCGGGCGGGGGGCGGCGGCGGAGGCAGCCTGGAGCGCCAGCGCGCAGGGCCGCGGGCGTCCGGCAGCTGGGAGCGGCGGCAGACGTTCAGCGGCAGCTGGGAGCGGCGACAcacgggcggcggcggcggcgcgggcaAGCCCGGCGGCAGCTGGGAGCGGAGGCAGGCGGGCAGCGGTGGGGGCAGCTGGGAGCGGCGCCACCCAGGTCCCAACCCGCTGGACCCTCAGGACCCCAGCCCCGACGCCTACTGCAACCTTGTCATCCTGGCTGTGGCTAACAGG GATGCCGCCGAGGAGTCCTGTGCGCTCATCTGTCAGGTCTTCCAGATCATCTATGGAGACCAGAGCATCGAGTGTGTGGACCGGGCTGGTTACCACTACACGTCCACACCTGACCGGCCGTGGCTCTGCAGCCGCA GTGACAGCTGCCGGACAGATGGGACTTATGCCTACGACGCGGACTTCAGCTGCTGCAGCTCCTT CAACGGCTCCCAGGACACATTTGAAGCATGTTACAGCGGCACGTCCACTCCTTCTTTCCACGGTTCCCACTGCAGTGGCAGTGACCACAGTGGCCTGAGCCTGGAGCAGTTACAAGATTACATGATCACG TTGCGGAGTAAGCTGGGGCCCCCTGAGATCCAGCAGTTTGCACTGCTGCTGCGGGAGTACCGTCTGGGCCTGCCCATCCAGGACTACTGTGCCGGCCTGCTGAAGCTCTACGGAGACCGTCGCAAGTTCCTCCTCCTAG GGATGCGGCCCTTCATCCCGGACCAGGACATCGGTTACTttgagggcttcctggagggtgTGGGCATCCGTGAGGGCGGCATCCTCACCGACAGCTTCGGCCGCATCAAGCGCAGTATGAGCTCCACGTCAGCTTCCGCTGTGCGCAGCTACGATGGTGCAGCCCAGCGGCCCGAGGCGCAGGCCTTCCACCGGCTGCTGACCGACATCACTCACGACATCGAGGCTCTGGCCCCAGACGACGACGATGACGATGATGAGGAAGATGAGTCCAGGGATGGAGGCGATGCAGCTGAAGACAACTACCTGTAA